A portion of the Cyanobium sp. PCC 7001 genome contains these proteins:
- a CDS encoding DUF2839 domain-containing protein yields MGEARRRSIQGLPPRGPKRTSEPDTSPRLAPWLPLSRNQADRFVAITTKGAWIGIAALVLFWITVRFLGPALGWWTLADG; encoded by the coding sequence ATGGGAGAAGCCCGCCGCCGCAGCATCCAGGGCCTTCCCCCCAGAGGTCCCAAGCGGACGTCCGAGCCGGACACCTCGCCACGGCTCGCCCCATGGCTGCCGCTGAGCCGCAATCAGGCCGACCGGTTCGTGGCCATCACCACCAAGGGTGCCTGGATCGGCATTGCCGCCCTGGTGCTGTTCTGGATCACGGTGCGGTTCCTGGGGCCTGCGCTGGGCTGGTGGACGCTGGCGGACGGCTGA
- the recF gene encoding DNA replication/repair protein RecF, whose protein sequence is MEWAPAGGACSGLTLAAHRFRPIRLERLELLQFRNITRLELNLEASRLLVLGPNGEGKSNLLEGVELLGSLRTHRTGSDRDLIQQGCSHARIRGLTARGELLQLELRHRGGREARRNGKPLERQLDLLGDLRCVSFSALDLELVRGEPAGRRQWLDRVVLQLEPLYGELLSRYGRLLRQRSQLLRRGLGGGEQAGLLDAFDQQMAVVGTRLHRRRHRALQRLEPLAAHWQQRLSGGRDALAIAYRSGTHLEGDEAEEPWRAALHSQLAAQRDTELRLGQCSVGPHRDEVALSLGGQPARRYGSAGQQRTLVLALKLAELELVRSVVGDPPLLLLDDVLAELDPTRQQLLLEAVGEGHQCLVSATHLGAFSAGWQQRSQIVHLRAGALKPPD, encoded by the coding sequence GTGGAGTGGGCGCCTGCAGGCGGTGCCTGCAGCGGTCTTACCTTAGCCGCTCACCGCTTCAGACCCATCCGGCTGGAACGCCTCGAGCTGCTGCAGTTCCGCAACATCACGCGGCTGGAGCTGAACCTGGAGGCCTCCCGGCTGCTGGTGCTGGGACCCAATGGCGAGGGGAAATCCAACCTGCTCGAAGGGGTGGAGCTGCTCGGCTCCCTGCGCACCCATCGCACCGGCTCCGACCGGGACCTGATCCAGCAGGGGTGCAGCCACGCCCGGATCCGGGGCCTCACCGCCCGGGGGGAGCTGCTGCAGCTGGAGCTGCGCCACCGGGGTGGCCGTGAGGCCCGGCGCAACGGCAAGCCCCTGGAACGGCAGCTCGATCTGCTCGGCGATCTGCGCTGTGTGAGCTTCAGTGCCCTGGATCTGGAGCTCGTGCGCGGGGAGCCCGCGGGGCGGCGTCAGTGGCTCGACCGGGTGGTGCTGCAGCTGGAGCCGCTCTACGGCGAGCTGCTCAGCCGTTACGGCCGGCTGCTGCGGCAGCGGAGCCAGCTGCTGCGGCGGGGGCTGGGGGGAGGGGAGCAGGCCGGGCTGCTGGATGCCTTCGATCAGCAGATGGCCGTGGTGGGAACCCGGCTGCATCGCCGCCGCCACCGGGCCCTGCAACGCCTCGAGCCCCTGGCGGCCCACTGGCAGCAACGCCTCAGCGGCGGGCGTGATGCGCTGGCCATCGCCTACCGCAGCGGCACCCATCTGGAGGGCGACGAGGCGGAGGAGCCCTGGCGGGCCGCCCTCCACAGCCAGCTGGCGGCCCAGCGCGACACCGAGCTGCGCCTGGGCCAGTGCAGCGTGGGGCCGCACCGGGATGAGGTGGCGCTCAGCCTGGGGGGCCAGCCGGCCCGGCGCTACGGCTCAGCCGGCCAGCAGCGCACCCTGGTGCTCGCCCTGAAACTTGCGGAACTCGAACTGGTGCGCAGCGTGGTGGGAGACCCCCCGCTGCTGCTGCTCGACGACGTGCTGGCCGAGCTCGACCCGACCCGCCAGCAGCTGCTGCTGGAGGCCGTGGGCGAGGGGCACCAGTGCCTGGTGAGCGCCACCCACCTGGGGGCCTTCAGCGCTGGCTGGCAGCAGCGCAGCCAGATCGTGCACCTGCGCGCCGGTGCCCTGAAGCCACCGGACTGA
- a CDS encoding cob(I)yrinic acid a,c-diamide adenosyltransferase: protein MSPSTTPSPQRSSGRGSSAGIGIRTASDRDERTHGQLHVYDGDGKGKSQAALGVVLRTIGLGICEQKRTRVLLLRFLKGPGRAYDEDAAIEALQQGFPHLIDQVRTGRGEFFSAEQVTRFDRQEAERGWDIAKGAIASNLYSVVVLDELNPVLDLGLLDTEQICRTLAAKPEGMEVICTGRGAPRQLVQLADLHSEMRAHRRQDATAEPLGLDGIEIYTGEGKGKSTSALGKALQAIGRGISQDKSHRVLILQWLKGGAGYTEDAAIAALRESYPHLVDHLRSGRDAIVWRGQQQPIDYVEAERAWEIARAAISSGLYKTVILDEINPTVDLELLPQEPIVQTLLRKPAETEVILTGRCRNRPLYFDLASVHSEMVCHKHYAERGVDLKRGVDY from the coding sequence ATGAGCCCGAGCACCACGCCTTCGCCGCAACGGAGCAGCGGACGCGGCAGCAGTGCCGGCATCGGCATCCGCACGGCCTCGGACCGCGATGAGCGCACCCACGGGCAGCTGCACGTGTACGACGGCGACGGCAAGGGCAAGAGCCAGGCCGCTCTGGGGGTGGTGCTGCGCACGATCGGGCTCGGCATCTGCGAGCAGAAGCGCACCCGGGTGCTGCTGCTGCGCTTTCTCAAGGGGCCGGGCCGGGCCTACGACGAGGATGCGGCCATCGAAGCGCTGCAGCAGGGTTTCCCCCATCTGATCGACCAGGTGCGCACCGGCCGGGGGGAGTTCTTCAGCGCCGAGCAGGTGACCCGCTTCGACCGGCAGGAGGCCGAGCGGGGCTGGGACATCGCCAAGGGAGCGATCGCCAGCAATCTCTACTCGGTGGTGGTGCTCGATGAGCTCAACCCCGTGCTCGATCTCGGTCTGCTGGACACCGAGCAGATCTGCCGCACCCTCGCAGCCAAACCCGAAGGCATGGAGGTGATCTGCACCGGGCGGGGGGCGCCGCGCCAGCTGGTGCAGCTGGCCGATCTGCACTCGGAGATGCGGGCGCACCGCCGCCAGGACGCCACGGCCGAACCCCTGGGGCTCGACGGGATCGAGATCTACACCGGCGAGGGCAAGGGCAAGTCCACCAGTGCCCTGGGCAAGGCCCTGCAGGCCATCGGCCGCGGCATCAGCCAGGACAAGAGCCACCGCGTGCTGATCCTGCAGTGGCTGAAGGGCGGCGCCGGCTACACCGAGGATGCGGCCATCGCCGCTCTGCGCGAGAGCTATCCCCACCTGGTGGACCATCTGCGTTCGGGCCGCGATGCCATCGTGTGGCGGGGCCAGCAGCAGCCGATCGACTACGTGGAGGCCGAGCGGGCCTGGGAAATCGCCCGGGCAGCGATCTCGAGCGGGCTCTACAAGACCGTGATCCTCGATGAGATCAACCCCACGGTGGACCTGGAACTGCTGCCCCAGGAGCCGATCGTGCAGACGCTGCTGCGCAAACCGGCGGAAACGGAAGTGATCCTCACCGGACGCTGCCGCAATCGCCCCCTCTATTTCGACCTGGCTTCGGTGCACTCCGAAATGGTGTGCCACAAGCACTACGCCGAGCGCGGCGTGGACCTCAAGCGAGGGGTGGATTACTGA
- a CDS encoding prephenate/arogenate dehydrogenase has product MTTALLATSLSAPPRLEGPIGLVGLGLIGGSLGLDLQARGLEVRALVHRQATAERARQRGLASAVSLDPSILQDCALVVLALPLDRLLAPEPALVEAIPAQAVVTDVGSVKAPVLACWSGLHPRFVAGHPMAGTASAGVEAGQRGLFAGRPWVLTPTPHTDPAALDQLCGLVAAVEARCLVGDAADHDRAVALISHLPVLVSAALLQGVDGCARQQGGALPELVRALASSGFADTTRVGGGNPELGTLMARCNREALQTALAAYRRSLEQLEQCLAEERWPALQEELSTCQRLRPEFL; this is encoded by the coding sequence ATGACAACCGCTCTGTTGGCGACATCCCTCTCGGCGCCGCCTCGGCTCGAGGGGCCCATCGGCCTCGTGGGGCTGGGCCTGATCGGAGGCTCCCTCGGTCTCGATCTTCAGGCCAGGGGCCTGGAGGTGCGGGCCCTGGTGCACCGGCAGGCCACGGCCGAACGGGCGCGGCAGCGAGGCCTCGCCAGCGCTGTGAGCCTGGATCCCTCGATCCTGCAGGACTGCGCCCTGGTGGTGCTGGCCCTGCCCCTGGACCGGTTGCTGGCACCGGAGCCCGCCCTGGTGGAGGCGATCCCGGCGCAGGCCGTGGTCACCGACGTCGGCTCGGTGAAAGCGCCTGTGCTGGCGTGCTGGTCGGGCCTGCATCCCCGGTTCGTGGCCGGCCATCCGATGGCCGGAACCGCATCGGCGGGCGTGGAGGCGGGGCAACGGGGCCTGTTCGCGGGGCGCCCGTGGGTGCTCACCCCAACCCCCCACACCGATCCGGCGGCGCTCGATCAGCTGTGCGGCCTGGTGGCGGCGGTGGAGGCGCGCTGTCTGGTGGGTGACGCAGCGGATCACGATCGGGCCGTGGCCCTGATCTCGCACCTGCCCGTGCTGGTGAGTGCGGCCCTGCTGCAGGGGGTGGACGGCTGCGCCCGGCAGCAGGGGGGTGCTCTGCCGGAGCTGGTGCGGGCCCTGGCCTCCAGCGGCTTTGCCGATACCACCCGGGTGGGGGGAGGCAACCCGGAGCTGGGCACGTTGATGGCCCGCTGCAACCGGGAAGCGCTGCAGACCGCGCTGGCGGCCTACCGCCGCAGCCTTGAGCAGCTGGAGCAGTGCCTGGCCGAGGAGCGCTGGCCCGCTCTCCAGGAGGAGCTCAGCACCTGCCAGCGTTTGCGGCCGGAGTTTCTCTGA
- the speD gene encoding adenosylmethionine decarboxylase → MTQVLPCLHPHPGWSAAQSATDAEPLPHQISDTVGKHCILELYGCDTAKLNDEAFLRDTITAAAKRAGATLLNLITHRFEPQGVTGLALLAESHISIHTWPESGYAAVDVFTCGDHTMPEQACAVLAGELAASHHKLTSFRRETPGAIAAEERQPALAA, encoded by the coding sequence ATGACCCAGGTCCTGCCGTGCCTCCACCCCCACCCCGGATGGAGTGCAGCCCAGTCCGCCACCGACGCGGAACCCCTCCCTCACCAGATCTCCGACACGGTCGGAAAACACTGCATTCTTGAGCTCTACGGCTGCGACACCGCCAAGCTCAACGACGAAGCTTTTCTCAGGGACACCATCACCGCCGCTGCGAAACGTGCTGGTGCCACCCTTCTCAACCTGATCACGCACCGATTCGAACCCCAGGGCGTCACCGGACTGGCCCTGCTGGCTGAATCCCATATCTCCATTCACACCTGGCCGGAATCCGGCTATGCCGCGGTGGACGTGTTCACCTGTGGCGACCACACCATGCCGGAGCAGGCCTGTGCCGTTCTCGCCGGCGAGCTGGCCGCCAGCCACCACAAACTCACCAGCTTCCGGCGGGAAACCCCGGGAGCCATCGCGGCCGAGGAACGGCAGCCGGCCCTGGCGGCCTGA
- a CDS encoding DUF1815 family protein codes for MFPRLAEQYRSVVQDLVMSLKALATSLQSRGMAATCYSCGDGRDGQGASFVANLGTNHMVRFLVSDFGISWVESRNGHELVKLEGAEAIQELQRVAQVLHSGPAPEPASGSVDPSADIAAPNSLPT; via the coding sequence ATGTTTCCTCGGCTCGCGGAGCAGTACCGCTCCGTTGTCCAAGACCTTGTGATGAGCCTGAAGGCCCTCGCCACCAGCCTTCAGAGCCGCGGCATGGCCGCCACCTGCTACAGCTGCGGCGACGGCCGTGATGGCCAGGGCGCCTCCTTCGTGGCCAACCTGGGCACCAACCACATGGTGCGGTTCCTGGTGTCCGATTTCGGCATCAGCTGGGTGGAATCGCGCAACGGCCATGAGTTGGTGAAACTGGAAGGCGCCGAGGCCATCCAGGAGCTTCAACGGGTGGCCCAGGTGCTCCACAGCGGCCCCGCTCCAGAGCCGGCGTCCGGTTCGGTGGACCCATCCGCGGACATCGCGGCCCCGAACTCCCTCCCCACCTGA
- a CDS encoding CAAD domain-containing protein, whose product MNDTTTPTVDSDDTAQQASDAGAAPFGATATDTDSGSGSQTAAEIKERYSEILGQINQTLGQVDWNQMGRIGKAVGILVVVIVVQILIKGVLDTINLLPIVPGLLELLGLVVVGQWSWQNLTTSEKRSAVVARLQNLRNEYLG is encoded by the coding sequence ATGAACGACACCACCACGCCCACAGTCGACTCCGACGACACGGCCCAGCAGGCGAGCGACGCCGGCGCTGCTCCATTCGGTGCCACTGCCACGGACACCGACAGCGGCAGCGGCTCCCAGACCGCGGCGGAGATCAAGGAGCGCTACAGCGAGATCCTGGGCCAGATCAACCAGACCCTGGGCCAGGTGGACTGGAACCAGATGGGGCGGATCGGCAAGGCGGTCGGCATCCTGGTGGTGGTGATCGTGGTGCAGATCCTGATCAAGGGCGTGCTGGACACCATCAACCTGCTGCCCATCGTTCCCGGCCTGCTCGAGCTGCTCGGCCTCGTGGTGGTGGGCCAGTGGAGCTGGCAGAACCTCACCACCAGCGAGAAGCGCTCAGCCGTGGTGGCCAGGCTCCAGAACCTGCGCAACGAGTACCTGGGCTGA
- the moeB gene encoding molybdopterin-synthase adenylyltransferase MoeB, producing the protein MLPPDTTGVQLSSDEVARFSRHLILPEVGMEGQKRLKAASVLCVGTGGLGSPLLLYLAAAGVGRIGIVDFDVVDHSNLQRQVIHGTSWVGKPKIESAKARIHEINPHCQVDLYETALTSENALQIIGPYDLVCDGTDNFPTRYLVNDACVLLGKPNVYGSIFRFEGQATVFNLDEHSPNYRDLFPEPPPPGMVPSCAEGGVVGVLPGIIGVIQATEAVKIITGIGTTLSGRLLLFDALGMKFRELKLRPNPERPVIDGLIDYQEFCGVGGSAPGQEEAGSVPTITVAELKTVIDGQLEEILLLDVRNPQEADIAVIPGSVLVPLDRIESGEAIEDVRRLAEGKKLYVHCKLGGRSAKALLALGRHGIEGINVSGGIDAWSQEVDPSVQRY; encoded by the coding sequence ATGCTTCCCCCCGACACCACTGGCGTCCAGCTCAGTTCCGATGAGGTGGCCCGCTTTTCGCGCCATCTGATCCTGCCGGAGGTGGGCATGGAGGGGCAGAAGCGACTCAAGGCGGCCTCCGTGCTCTGCGTGGGAACCGGCGGGCTTGGCTCCCCCCTGCTGCTCTACCTAGCGGCAGCGGGCGTGGGGCGAATCGGCATCGTCGATTTCGACGTGGTGGACCACTCCAACCTGCAGCGCCAGGTCATCCATGGCACTAGCTGGGTGGGCAAGCCCAAGATCGAATCGGCGAAGGCCCGCATCCATGAGATCAACCCCCACTGCCAGGTGGATCTCTACGAAACCGCTCTCACCAGCGAGAACGCTCTCCAGATCATCGGGCCTTACGACCTGGTCTGCGACGGCACCGACAACTTCCCCACCCGCTACCTGGTGAACGACGCCTGTGTGCTGCTGGGCAAACCGAACGTGTACGGCTCGATCTTCCGCTTCGAGGGCCAGGCCACGGTGTTCAACCTGGATGAGCACAGCCCCAATTACCGCGATCTCTTCCCGGAGCCGCCGCCGCCGGGGATGGTGCCCTCCTGCGCCGAAGGCGGGGTGGTGGGTGTGCTGCCCGGCATCATCGGCGTGATCCAGGCCACCGAGGCCGTGAAGATCATCACCGGCATCGGCACCACCCTCAGTGGCCGGCTGCTGCTGTTCGATGCCCTGGGCATGAAGTTCCGGGAGCTCAAGCTGCGGCCCAACCCGGAGCGCCCCGTGATCGACGGGCTGATCGATTACCAGGAGTTCTGCGGCGTGGGTGGCAGCGCTCCGGGCCAGGAGGAGGCCGGCAGCGTGCCCACCATCACCGTGGCCGAACTGAAGACCGTGATCGACGGGCAGCTCGAAGAGATCCTGCTGCTGGATGTGCGCAACCCCCAGGAGGCCGACATTGCCGTGATCCCGGGGTCGGTGCTGGTGCCGCTCGATCGCATCGAGAGCGGTGAGGCCATCGAGGACGTGCGCCGCCTGGCCGAGGGCAAGAAGCTCTATGTGCACTGCAAGCTGGGTGGCCGCAGCGCCAAGGCCCTGCTGGCCCTCGGGCGCCATGGCATCGAGGGCATCAACGTGAGCGGCGGCATCGACGCCTGGAGCCAAGAGGTGGATCCCTCGGTGCAGCGCTACTGA
- a CDS encoding M67 family metallopeptidase, with product MPSTAPIALGIDRGLHTVLVRLLACAAPEEGCALLLGRQLPPAAEDEGPLWQLERIWPCLNVWPESGARSRRFAIDPREQLVAQRWCRPRGLAVLGAAHSHPVGPARPSATDRSLTLAPALMVILGADAAPLAWWLPENGAHPRPLPWRMGD from the coding sequence GTGCCTTCCACCGCGCCAATCGCCCTGGGCATTGATCGCGGCCTGCACACCGTGCTGGTGCGGCTGCTGGCCTGTGCCGCTCCTGAGGAAGGCTGCGCTCTGCTGCTGGGCCGCCAGCTCCCGCCTGCGGCGGAGGACGAAGGGCCACTCTGGCAGCTGGAGCGGATCTGGCCCTGCCTGAACGTGTGGCCGGAGTCAGGCGCGAGGAGCCGGCGCTTCGCCATCGATCCAAGGGAGCAACTCGTGGCCCAGCGCTGGTGTCGGCCGCGCGGGCTGGCGGTGCTCGGGGCCGCCCACAGCCATCCAGTCGGGCCGGCCCGGCCTTCGGCTACCGATCGATCCCTCACCCTGGCCCCGGCGCTGATGGTGATCCTGGGTGCCGATGCTGCCCCCCTGGCCTGGTGGCTCCCGGAGAACGGGGCCCATCCCCGGCCCCTGCCGTGGAGAATGGGTGATTGA
- the crtD gene encoding C-3',4' desaturase CrtD has translation MSRSHTPGCQHAAMGQAVEVVVVGAGIAGLTAAALLADAGLHVALLEAHSQTGGCAGTFRRGPYCFDVGATQVAGLEPGGSHARIFAHLGLPLPAARALDPACVVDLGDGSPPVRLWRDPERWRQERDHQFPGSGAFWRLCDALHRANWGFAARDPVLPPRNAWDLGRLIGALRPANLASGVLAPASMAQVLELCGCGGDPRLRRFLDLQLRLYSQEPAARTAALYGATVLAMAQAPLGLWHLEDSMQALSTPLEEALARAGGQLHLRHRVTRLERLPHGWSVRAQGSGRGTPEGLWEAADVVVAIPPQCLPELLGSEQLPAGYHRRLTTLPDPSGALVLYGAVERAALPADCPCHLQIAWDDPGSLFLSVSQPGDGRAPEGAATLIASVFTEARPWFSLDPQAYRAAKARALAGIRRGVERHLGLPASAWRHQELATPRGFARWTGRPFGFVGGLGQRPSNFGPCGLASRTPLEGLWLCGDAIHPGEGTAGVTLSALMVCRQLLARHGRELALRETPAANAGRC, from the coding sequence ATGTCGCGGTCGCACACGCCTGGCTGCCAGCATGCCGCCATGGGGCAGGCCGTGGAGGTGGTGGTGGTCGGAGCCGGCATCGCCGGTCTCACCGCCGCCGCCCTCCTGGCGGACGCCGGCCTGCACGTGGCCCTGCTCGAAGCCCACAGCCAGACCGGCGGCTGTGCCGGCACCTTCCGCCGCGGCCCGTACTGCTTCGATGTGGGGGCCACCCAGGTGGCGGGCCTGGAGCCGGGGGGAAGCCACGCCAGGATCTTTGCCCATCTGGGCCTGCCGCTCCCGGCGGCCCGCGCCCTGGATCCGGCCTGCGTGGTGGACCTGGGCGATGGCAGCCCGCCGGTGCGCCTCTGGCGTGACCCGGAGCGCTGGCGGCAGGAGCGGGACCACCAGTTCCCCGGCAGTGGCGCCTTCTGGCGGCTGTGCGACGCCCTGCATCGGGCCAACTGGGGGTTCGCGGCCCGTGATCCCGTGCTTCCGCCCCGCAATGCCTGGGATCTGGGCCGCCTGATCGGGGCCCTCAGGCCCGCCAACCTGGCCAGTGGCGTGCTGGCGCCGGCCAGCATGGCCCAGGTGCTGGAGCTCTGCGGCTGCGGGGGCGACCCACGGCTGCGCCGGTTCCTGGATCTGCAGCTGCGGCTCTACTCCCAGGAACCGGCCGCACGCACGGCGGCCCTCTACGGAGCCACGGTGCTGGCCATGGCGCAGGCCCCCCTGGGGCTGTGGCATCTGGAGGACTCCATGCAGGCCCTGAGCACCCCGCTGGAGGAGGCGCTGGCCAGGGCGGGCGGGCAGCTGCACCTGCGCCACAGGGTGACGCGGCTGGAGCGCCTCCCCCATGGCTGGTCCGTCAGGGCCCAGGGCTCCGGCAGAGGAACTCCCGAAGGCCTCTGGGAGGCAGCCGATGTGGTGGTGGCGATTCCGCCCCAGTGCCTGCCGGAGCTGTTGGGCTCCGAGCAGCTGCCGGCCGGGTACCACCGCCGCCTCACCACCCTGCCGGACCCGTCCGGCGCCCTCGTGCTATACGGGGCTGTGGAGCGCGCGGCCCTGCCCGCCGACTGCCCGTGCCACCTCCAGATCGCCTGGGACGATCCGGGCTCCCTGTTTCTCTCGGTGAGCCAGCCGGGGGACGGCCGGGCGCCCGAAGGCGCGGCCACCCTGATCGCCAGCGTGTTCACCGAGGCCCGGCCCTGGTTCTCCCTGGATCCGCAGGCCTACCGGGCTGCCAAGGCCAGGGCCCTGGCCGGCATCCGCCGCGGAGTGGAGCGCCACCTCGGCCTGCCCGCCTCGGCCTGGCGGCACCAGGAACTGGCCACGCCACGGGGCTTCGCCCGCTGGACCGGGCGGCCGTTCGGGTTCGTGGGGGGCCTGGGCCAACGCCCCTCGAACTTCGGGCCCTGCGGCCTGGCCAGCCGCACCCCGCTGGAGGGCCTCTGGCTCTGCGGCGATGCCATCCACCCCGGAGAGGGCACCGCGGGGGTGACGCTCTCGGCCCTGATGGTCTGCCGCCAGCTGCTGGCACGCCACGGGCGGGAGCTGGCGCTCAGAGAAACTCCGGCCGCAAACGCTGGCAGGTGCTGA
- a CDS encoding fructosamine kinase family protein codes for MVPRPLACGVVGDRAVLVLPWLALQSGGPGWAELGRGLAGLHRRSQGGSPGPGFGFTSDNFIGSAPQKNGWRAGWADFFVACRLAPQLAMAEARGDTYPGAAELLERIPRLLQNHACEPVLVHGDLWSGNAGLLENGGAIFDPAAYWGDREVDLAMARLFGGFPTTFFSAYEAAWPLPEGADQRVPLYNLYHLLNHANLFGGSYRHQAQVSIDRLLAVVG; via the coding sequence GTGGTGCCGCGTCCTCTGGCCTGCGGCGTGGTGGGGGATCGGGCCGTGCTGGTGCTTCCCTGGCTGGCGCTGCAGAGCGGTGGCCCCGGCTGGGCCGAGCTGGGGCGGGGCCTGGCGGGGCTGCACAGAAGAAGCCAGGGCGGCAGCCCGGGGCCCGGTTTCGGTTTCACCAGCGACAACTTCATCGGTTCGGCACCCCAGAAGAACGGCTGGCGCGCCGGCTGGGCCGACTTCTTCGTGGCGTGCCGTCTGGCACCCCAGTTGGCGATGGCCGAGGCGCGGGGAGACACCTATCCCGGAGCGGCAGAGCTGCTGGAGCGCATTCCCCGGCTGCTGCAGAACCATGCCTGCGAGCCGGTGCTGGTGCACGGCGATCTATGGAGTGGCAACGCCGGCCTGCTGGAGAACGGCGGCGCCATCTTCGATCCGGCCGCCTACTGGGGTGATCGGGAGGTGGACCTGGCCATGGCCAGGCTGTTCGGCGGGTTCCCGACCACCTTCTTCTCGGCCTACGAGGCGGCTTGGCCCCTGCCGGAAGGTGCCGACCAGCGCGTGCCTCTCTACAACCTCTACCACCTGCTCAACCACGCCAACCTGTTCGGCGGAAGTTACAGGCACCAGGCCCAGGTCTCCATCGACAGACTCCTGGCCGTGGTCGGCTGA
- the larE gene encoding ATP-dependent sacrificial sulfur transferase LarE, translated as MPFSLLESLPAALDRGLADLRARLAAMPRIVVAYSGGVDSTLVAAIAVEQRGSGALAITGVSPALAPHLRREAAMQASWLRIAHREIPTAELADPAYAANPEDRCYACKRELHRVLAPIAAAAGAATVVDGVNHDDLGDHRPGIRAAREHGVQSPLAEVGLDKAAVRRLSRALGLPWWDKPAQPCLASRFPYGEAISAARLERVAAAEAWLLERGWPEVRVRCQGDTARIELPAAQLDGALRLWSEAPERQALVQAFLELGFTAVGLDLEGLVSGKLNRALAVGAIQTPWP; from the coding sequence GTGCCGTTCTCCCTGCTCGAGAGCCTCCCAGCCGCCCTGGATCGGGGTCTGGCCGACCTGCGGGCCCGTCTGGCGGCGATGCCCCGGATCGTAGTGGCCTACTCCGGCGGTGTGGACAGCACGCTGGTGGCCGCGATCGCCGTCGAGCAGCGGGGCTCCGGGGCCCTGGCGATCACCGGGGTGTCGCCGGCTCTCGCCCCCCATCTGCGGCGGGAGGCGGCGATGCAGGCGAGTTGGCTGCGCATCGCCCATCGGGAGATCCCCACGGCGGAGCTGGCGGATCCCGCCTATGCCGCCAATCCCGAGGATCGCTGCTACGCCTGCAAGCGTGAGCTGCATCGGGTCCTGGCCCCGATCGCCGCAGCGGCCGGCGCCGCCACCGTGGTGGATGGCGTGAACCACGACGACCTCGGCGACCACCGCCCCGGCATCCGGGCCGCCCGTGAGCATGGGGTTCAATCCCCCCTGGCGGAGGTGGGCCTCGACAAGGCAGCGGTGCGGCGTCTCTCCCGCGCCCTGGGGCTGCCCTGGTGGGACAAGCCGGCCCAGCCCTGCCTGGCTTCCCGCTTCCCTTACGGAGAGGCCATCAGTGCGGCGCGCCTGGAGCGGGTCGCGGCCGCCGAAGCCTGGCTGCTGGAGCGGGGCTGGCCGGAGGTGCGGGTGCGCTGCCAGGGGGATACGGCCCGCATCGAGCTGCCGGCCGCCCAGCTGGATGGAGCACTGCGGCTCTGGAGCGAGGCGCCGGAGCGGCAGGCCCTGGTCCAGGCCTTTCTGGAGCTGGGCTTCACGGCCGTGGGCCTGGACCTCGAGGGTCTGGTGAGCGGCAAGCTCAACCGCGCTCTGGCGGTTGGAGCCATCCAGACCCCTTGGCCCTGA